Proteins encoded together in one Camelina sativa cultivar DH55 chromosome 9, Cs, whole genome shotgun sequence window:
- the LOC104711509 gene encoding ruvB-like 2, whose amino-acid sequence MAELKLSETRDLTRVERIGAHSHIRGLGLDSVLEPRAVSEGMVGQIKARKAAGVILQMIRERKIAGRAILIAGQPGTGKTAIAMGIAKSLGLETPFTMIAGSEIFSLEMSKTEALTQAFRKAIGVRIKEETEVLEGEVVSISIDRPASSGGAVNKTGKITMKTTDMESDHGLGPKLIEALDKEKVQSGDVIVFDRACGKITKLGRSFTRSRDFDVMGSKTKFVQCPEGELQKWKEVVHTVTLHEIDVINSRTQGFQALFTGDTGEIRAETRDQIDSKVAEWREEGKAEIVPGVLFIDEVHMLDIECFSFLNRALENDMSPILVVATNRGMTRIRGTNQVSPHGIPIDLLDRLLIITTQPYTEDEIKNILEIRCQEEEVEMKEEAKQLLTLIGCDTSLRYAIHLINAAALACLKRKGKVVEIEDIERVYRLFLDTKRSMQYLVEHQNQYMFSVPVNTEEATGGEAAENEFMEV is encoded by the exons ATGGCAGAACTTAAGCTATCAGAGACTCGAGACTTAACCAGAGTTGAACGAATCGGAGCACACTCACACATACGAGGCTTAGGTCTCGACTCAGTACTCGAGCCACGAGCCGTATCCGAAGGCATGGTTGGTCAAATCAAAGCACGCAAAGCCGCCGGAGTAATCCTTCAGATGATCAGAGAACGCAAAATCGCGGGTCGAGCTATACTCATAGCGGGTCAACCCGGAACGGGTAAAACCGCAATAGCAATGGGTATAGCTAAGTCGCTAGGGTTAGAAACACCGTTCACCATGATCGCAGGAAGTGAGATCTTTTCACTAGAGATGTCAAAGACTGAAGCTTTAACTCAAGCGTTTCGTAAAGCTATTGGTGTTAGGATCAAGGAAGAAACAGAGGTGTTGGAAGGAGAAGTTGTATCGATTTCGATTGATCGACCTGCTTCTTCTGGTGGTGCTGTGAACAAGACTGGGAAGATAACTATGAAGACGACTGATATGGAATCTGATCATGGTTTGGGACCGAAACTGATTGAGGCGTTGGATAAGGAGAAAGTACAGAGTGGTGATGTTATAGTTTTTGATAGAGCTTGTGGGAAGATCACTAAGCTTGGAAGATCGTTTACGAGGTCTAGAGATTTTGATGTTATGGGATCAAAGACTAAGTTTGTGCAGTGCCCTGAAGGTGAGCTTCAGAAGTGGAAAGAGGTTGTGCATACTGTCACACTTCATGAGATTGATGTTATTAATAGCAG GACTCAAGGGTTTCAAGCCCTTTTCACGGGTGATACAGGCGAGATCCGAGCAGAAACCCGAGAT CAAATCGATAGTAAAGTTGCAGAATGGAGAGAAGAAGGGAAAGCTGAAATAGTACCTGGTGTACTCTTCATCGATGAAGTCCATATGCTTGATATTGAATGCTTCTCATTCCTAAACCGAGCACTCGAAAACGACATGTCTCCTATCCTCGTCGTAGCTACAAACAGAGGAATGACAAGGATCCGTGGAACAAACCAGGTATCACCACACGGGATCCCAATCGATCTCCTTGACCGTCTTCTCATCATCACAACGCAGCCTTACACTGAAGACGAGATCAAAAATATCTTGGAGATACGTTGCCAAGAAGAAGAGGTGGAGATGAAAGAAGAGGCGAAACAGCTTCTGACTTTGATTGGATGTGATACCTCGCTTAGGTACGCGATTCATCTGATCAATGCAGCTGCTTTGGCTTGCCTGAAACGTAAAGGGAAAGTCGTGGAGATTGAGGACATTGAGAGAGTTTATCGATTGTTTCTAGACACCAAGAGATCGATGCAGTACTTGGTAGAGCATCAGAACCAGTACATGTTCAGTGTGCCTGTCAACACTGAGGAGGCTACTGGAGGAGAAGCAGCAGAAAACGAATTCATGGAAGTTTGA
- the LOC104711511 gene encoding uncharacterized protein LOC104711511, with the protein MSDSSVFVRSYNINVVVFLLFLNLFTFFSVVSSDEHVFVVGETGSLQVTPRTEVVIDSPGLKRGTTSRCERLHISGLERLNHIDRYAHSLKLTLLSNTSNSVRTSIDVCFHRNSSRAIGMCSHGQWEKVSKGLPWVGIMSPFDYKILDIRTYGSSSEVVTLELVAKQEFFMYRIVFLMMGIVLLNLASRLSKSVAFYYIGAMSFGIVILATLIIYQGIKRLPTRGKSRLELFLYSSMIGVGGYFLQYICGLIQDLPMQIGISEDLYFPLAILLVAFVYLFGAWSGFWTVKKFFVTKDGSIDIGTSIYVCWTIRAFAVVLILQSSLDPLLAGGALVSGILISTISKIISKKMLAQRPESCRPGLTHATTFASPLPRGSNKKLRTVPLSDSDIFPSSFHKTPEGRRKLTKEELEKFTKESTEKAMRELVSSPGFGEWAVKNATRISVNPIKVSSSKLTGTVERRRWFLWF; encoded by the exons ATGAGTGACTCATCAGTCTTTGTCCGAAGCTACAACATCAATGTCGTcgtgtttcttctcttcctaaatctcttcactttcttctccgTTGTCTCCTCCGACGAACATGTCTTCG TTGTGGGTGAAACTGGTTCGTTACAAGTGACTCCAAGAACAGAGGTGGTGATAGATTCTCCTGGTCTGAAGCGAGGTACAACATCGAGATGTGAGAGGTTACATATCAGTGGATTAGAAAGACTTAACCACATTGATAGATATGCTCATTCACTGAAGTTGACCCTTTTGAGTAATACATCGAACAGTGTAAGAACAAGTATAGACGTTTGCTTccacag AAATTCGTCGCGTGCAATTGGAATGTGCTCTCATGGTCAGTGGGAGAAAGTATCAAAAGGGTTACCTTGGGTTGGGATAATGTCACCTTTTGACTACAAGATCCTTGATATAAGAACCTATGGTAGCTCATCTGAAGTCGTTACCTTGGAGTTGGTTGCTAAACAAG AGTTTTTCATGTACCGTATCGTGTTTTTAATGATGGGGATAGTGTTGCTGAATTTGGCTTCTAGACTTAGCAAATCAGTAGCGTTTTACTACATTGGTGCCATGTCCTTTGGAATTGTCATTCTTGCAACTCTAATCATTTATCAG GGGATAAAGCGTCTCCCAACTAGAGGGAAGAGTCGGCTTGAGCTATTTCTCTACTCGTCTATG ATTGGTGTGGGAGGTTACTTTCTTCAATACATATGCGGTTTAATTCAAGATCTGCCAATGCAGATAGGAATCAGTGAAGATTTGTACTTTCCT CTGGCGATACTGTTGGTAGCATTTGTATATCTGTTTGGAGCATGGTCAGGATTTTGGactgttaagaaattttttgtGACAAAAGATGGTTCTATTGATATTGGTACATCAATCTATGTCTGTTGGACCATCCGAGCTTTTGCTGTGGTTCTGATCCTTCAg AGCTCTTTAGATCCCTTGCTTGCTGGAGGAGCGTTGGTATCAGGAATTCTCATCTCAACAATATCAAAGATTATCAGCAAAAAGATGTTAGCACAAAGACCTGAGAGTTGCAGACCTGGCTTAACCCATGCTACTACGTTTGCTTCTCCTCTTCCTAGAG GTTCCAACAAGAAGTTGAGGACAGTACCACTGTCTGATTCAGATATATTCCCATCTTCATTCCACAAAACACCAGAAGGGAGAAGAAAGCTAACAAAGGAAGAGTTGGAAAAGTTCACTAAAGAGAGCACGGAAAAGGCGATGAGAGAATTGGTTTCTTCACCAGGTTTTGGCGAGTGGGCGGTGAAAAATGCTACTAGAATCAGCGTAAATCCGATAAAGGTATCGTCCAGTAAATTGACTGGTACGGTTGAGCGCCGGAGATGGTTCCTCTGGTTCTGA
- the LOC104711512 gene encoding uncharacterized protein LOC104711512, whose product YSIHSEEEEAKSSLYRKTKQPQIRANHRRKCLIKINTIPLVLLLLKGILLRKVIHHKVILRRDILKGDILRRVILHRVRDIQHKAILHRNILKVIHRSILIKVLHRPTMVRIHIRRRKTRIQALWKDVWLCSVVAVSWKLAFDRRMISR is encoded by the exons TATTCCATTCacagcgaagaagaagaagcaaagagttCGTTATATAGAAAGACAAAACAACCTCAGATAAGAGCAAACCATAGAAGAAAATGTCTTATCAAGATCAACACCATCCCGTTGGTGCTCCTCCTCCTCAAG GGTATCCTCCTAAGGAAGGTTATCCACCACAAGGTTATCCTCCGGCGGGATATCCTCAAGGGGGATATCCTCCGGCGGGTTATCCTCCACCGGGTCAGGGATATCCAGCACAAGGCTATCCTCCACCGCAATATCCTCAAGGTCATCCACCGCAGTATCCTTATCAAGGTCCTCCACCGCCCCACTATGGTCAGGATccacataagaagaagaaagacaaggaTTCAGGCTTTATGGAAGGATG TTTGGCTATGCTCTGTTGTTGCTGTCTCTTGGAAGCTTGCTTTTGATCGGAGGATGATAAGCCGTTGA
- the LOC104711513 gene encoding telomere repeat-binding factor 3-like yields the protein MGAPKQKWTAEEETALKAGVLKHGTGKWRTILSDPEYSSVLKSRSNVDLKDKWRNISVTALWGSRKKAKLAQKGTPTSGPRPDDNATAITIVSLANGHIGGDVGGQLMLDAPSPPEASCEPPRAFKGPFTSVDKIILEAITNLKRPFGPDGKSILRYIEENFKMQQDMKRLVSSRLKYLTNVGTLVKTKHKYRISPNYMDEVARQRSPQLFLEGNKENTPKPEENGIKNLTKSHVDGEVLTIKGMTEKEAAAAAARAVAEAEFAIAEAEEAAREADEAEAEAEAAHIFAKAAMKALKYRMHSQTR from the exons ATGGGAGCTCCAAAGCAGAAGTGGACAGCAGAAGAAGAGACAGCTCTTAAAGCTGGAGTACTTAAACATGGAACTGGAAAATGGCGTACCATTCTCTCAGATCCTGAGTATAGCTCTGTTTTGAAGTCTCGTTCAAATGTGGATCTCAag GACAAATGGAGAAATATAAGTGTAACAGCTTTATGGGGATCTAGGAAGAAGGCTAAACTCGCACAGAAAGGAACTCCTACGTCGGGTCCTAGGCCAGATGATAATGCTACAGCTATTACCATTGTGTCTCTGGCTAATGGTCACATTGGTGGTGATGTAGGAGGACAGCTGATGCTTGATGCTCCATCTCCTCCTGAAGCTTCTTGTGAACCACCAAGAGCTTTTAAAGGACCTTTTACAAG TGTGGATAAGATTATATTGGAGGCCATTACCAATTTGAAGAGACCGTTTGGTCCTGACGGCAAGTCGATCTTGCGGTATATAGAG GAGAATTTCAAGATGCAACAGGATATGAAACGGCTTGTGTCTTCAAGACTAAAGTATTTGACAAATGTTGGAACATTAGTTAAG ACAAAGCACAAATATAGGATTTCTCCAAACTATATGGATGAAGTAGCTAGACAGAGGTCTCCTCAACTCTTTTTGGAAGGAAACAAGGAAAATACTCCAAAACCAGAAGAGAACGGCATCAAAAATCTTACTAAATCCCATGTAGATGGAGAAGTTTTAACAATAAAGGGCATGACAGAAAAAGAAGCTGCTGCAGCTGCTGCAAGAGCCGTGGCGGAAGCAGAATTTGCAATAGCAGAAGCTGAAGAAGCGGCAAGAGAGGCAGATGAAGCAGAAGCCGAAGCTGAAGCTGCCCATATATTTGCAAAAGCGGCGATGAAAGCTTTGAAGTATAGGATGCATAGCCAAACTCGGTAA
- the LOC104715485 gene encoding ADP-ribosylation factor-like protein 8A, with protein sequence MELSLVGLQDAGKTSIVNVLATGGYSEDMIPTVGFNMRKVTKESVTIRLWDLGGQPRFRSMWERYCRQVSAIAYVVDAADLDNLSVSKSELHDLLSNASLKGIPLLVIGNKTDKPGALSKEALTEEMGLSSLTDREVCCFMISCKNPTTIDQITDWAVNHSISKNLTSPTTDVVSS encoded by the exons ATGGAGCTTTCTCTGGTAGGACTTCAAGATGCAGGAAAGACATCAATTGTAAATGTTCTTGCG aCTGGTGGATACAGTGAAGACATGATTCCTACC GTCGGGTTTAACATGAGGAAAGTGACAAAAGAAAGTGTTACAATCAGACTATGGGATCTTGGTGGTCAACCAAGATTCCGCAGCATGTGGGAACGTTACTGCCGTCAGGTTTCTGCGATTGC GTACGTAGTTGATGCTGCAGATCTTGACAACCTAAGTGTCTCGAAAAGTGAACTCCATGATTTGTTGAGCAATGCTTCGCTTAAGGGTATCCCTCTTCTGGTTATTGGGAACAAGACTGACAAACCTGGAGCTCTCTCCAAAGAAGCCTTAACAGAAGAAAT GGGGCTTAGTTCGCTTACAGATAGAGAAGTCTGCTGTTTCATGATATCTTGCAAGAACCCTACAACCATTGATCAGATCACCGATTGGGCTGTAAATCACTCAATATCAAAGAACTTAACTTCACCAACAACAGATGTCgtctcttcttga
- the LOC104711514 gene encoding ADP-ribosylation factor-like protein 8A, whose translation MGLWEAFLNWLRSLFFKQEMELSLIGLQNAGKTSLVNVVATGGYSEDMIPTVGFNMRKVTKGNVTIKLWDLGGQPRFRSMWERYCRAVSAIVYVVDAADPDNLSVSKSELHDLLSKSSLNGIPLLVLGNKIDKPGALSKEALTDEMGLTSLADREVCCFMISCKNSTNIDQVIDWLVKHSKSKN comes from the exons ATGGGTTTGTGGGAAGCTTTTCTCAATTGGCTTCGTAG CCTCTTCTTTAAGCAAGAAATGGAGCTTTCTTTGATAGGACTCCAAAATGCAGGAAAGACATCACTTGTTAATGTTGTTGCG ACTGGTGGATACAGTGAAGACATGATTCCCACG gtTGGGTTTAACATGAGGAAAGTAACAAAAGGAAATGTTACAATCAAACTATGGGATCTTGGTGGTCAACCAAGATTCCGCAGCATGTGGGAACGTTACTGTCGCGCTGTTTCTGCCATTGT GTATGTAGTTGATGCTGCAGATCCTGACAACCTCAGTGTCTCGAAAAGTGAGCTCCATGATCTGTTGAGCAAGTCTTCGCTTAACGGTATTCCTCTTTTGGTTCTTGGGAACAAGATTGACAAACCTGGAGCTCTGTCCAAAGAAGCCTTAACCGACGAAAT GGGGCTTACGTCTCTTGCAGATAGAGAAGTCTGCTGTTTCATGATATCCTGCAAGAACTCTACCAACATTGATCAGGTCATTGATTGGCTAGTAAAGCATTCAAAGTCGAAGAACTAA
- the LOC104711515 gene encoding uncharacterized protein LOC104711515, with protein sequence MRIMKNKHNKKATSLRCSPFTLVSAVVGCVFMIHLTMLYYSRTYSVDLEVSPQLLIHHPIVRELERVEEENIHMPPPRKRSPRAIKRKPKRPTTLVEEFLDENSQIRHLFFPDMKSAFGPTKIDVNDTSHYYFPGRIWTDTEGNPIQAHGGGILYDDVSKVYYWYGEYKDGPTYLSHKKGAARVDIIGVGCYSSKDLWTWKNEGVVLAAEETDETHDLHISNVLERPKVIYNSDTGKYVMWMHIDDANYTKASVGVAISDNPTGPFEYLYSKTPHGFDSRDMTVFKDDDNIAYLIYSSEDNSVLHIGPLTENYLDVKPVMKRIMVGQHREAPAIFKHQNTYYMITSGCTGWAPNEALAHAAESIMGPWETLGNPCVGGNNIFRSTTFFAQSTFVIPLPGVPGVFIFMADRWNPADLRDSRYLWLPLIIGGPADRPLEYNFGFPMWSRVSVYWHRQWRLPSPTEKKIA encoded by the exons ATGaggataatgaagaacaaacaCAACAAGAAAGCAACGTCTTTGCGTTGTTCACCTTTCACTTTAGTATCAGCAGTTGTGGGATGTGTTTTCATGATTCATCTAACCATGTTATATTACAGCAGAACATATAGTGTAGATCTTGAAGTTTCACCTCAGTTACTAATCCACCATCCCATTGTCCGTGAGCTCGAACGtgttgaagaagagaatatTCATATGCCGCCTCCGAGGAAGCGTTCTCCTCGAGCTATCAAACGTAAACCTAAGAGACCAACCACTTTGGTAGAAGAGTTTCTCGACGAGAATTCTCAGATTCGGCATCTTTTTTTCCCCGATATGAAATCTGCTTTTGGTCCTACCAAGATTGATGTTAATGACACATCGCATTACTATTTCCCTGGTAGAATTTGGACTGATACTGAAGGTAACCCGATTCAAGCACACGGCGGTGGCATTTTGTATGATGATGTATCTAAGGTTTACTATTGGTATGGTGAATACAAAGATGGACCAACTTATCTTTCTCACAAGAAAGGAGCCGCTCGA GTTGATATAATCGGTGTTGGATGCTACTCATCGAAAGACTTATGGACATGGAAAAACGAAGGCGTTGTATTAGCAGCCGAAGAAACAGACGAGACACATGACTTACACATCTCCAATGTACTCGAACGGCCTAAAGTAATCTACAATTCAGATACAGGGAAATACGTGATGTGGATGCATATAGACGATGCAAACTACACTAAAGCATCAGTTGGTGTAGCCATTAGCGATAACCCAACAGGTCCGTTCGAATACTTGTACAGTAAAACACCACACGGGTTTGACAGTAGAGACATGACCGTCTTCAAAGATGATGACAACATAGCCTACTTGATATACTCATCAGAAGACAACAGCGTGCTGCATATAGGTCCTCTAACCGAGAATTACCTCGATGTGAAGCCGGTTATGAAGAGAATCATGGTTGGACAACACAGAGAAGCTCCTGCTATTTTTAAACATCAAAACACTTACTACATGATCACTTCTGGTTGTACTGGATGGGCACCAAACGAAGCATTGGCTCATGCAGCTGAGTCTATAATGGGTCCATGGGAGACATTAGGGAATCCATGTGTAGGTGGTAACAATATTTTCAGGTCAACGACGTTTTTCGCGCAGAGCACGTTTGTGATTCCGTTACCAGGTGTTCCTGGTGTGTTTATATTTATGGCGGATAGGTGGAATCCAGCAGATTTGAGGGATTCGAGATATTTGTGGTTACCGTTGATAATTGGTGGACCGGCTGATCGGCCTCTTGAGTATAATTTCGGGTTTCCTATGTGGTCGAGAGTTTCTGTATATTGGCATAGACAATGGCGGTTGCCTTCACcaacagagaagaagattgcttag
- the LOC104711517 gene encoding uncharacterized protein LOC104711517: MADRERSGGDSSSEEEDPKWKAAINSIATTTVYGASAAKPAATQTRENGDFRLKPKKLTHGQIKVKNLLNEMVEKTLDFVEDPVNVPEDKQENDCGVRLFKRCATGIIFDHVDEIKGPKKKPNLRPDRGLEGNSKEFKKRIKSISVDGSDILTSAMETAKKASARLEVKEAAAKAKAKKEEERIAELKKERGEQWLPSVARIMKKEMKREKYARY, encoded by the exons ATGGCTGATCGAGAGAGAAGTGGAGGAGATAGCAGCAGCGAAGAGGAAGATCCCAAGTGGAAAGCTGCAATCAATTCGATAGCCACCACCACCGTTTACGGCGCCTCCGCCGCGAAACCCGCAGCTACTCAGACACGTGAAAACGGAGATTTTCGTCTGAAACCTAAAAAGCTAACACATGGACAGATCAAG GTTAAGAACCTTTTGAATGAGATGGTGgagaagactttagactttgtGGAAGATCCTGTCAATGTTCCTGAGGATAAACAAGAGAATGACTGTGGAGTTCGGTTATTTAAGCGGTGTGCAACTGGCATAATCTTTGATCATGTAG ATGAGATTAAAGGACCTAAAAAGAAGCCTAATTTACGCCCTGACAGAGGACTTGAAGGAAACTCTAAAGAG TTTAAGAAACGAATAAAATCAATTTCTGTTGATGGGTCGGATATTTTAACTTCTGCTATGGAAACGGCTAAGAAAGCTTCAGCTAGATTAGAGGTGAAAGAAGCGGCAGCAAAAGCTAAAGctaagaaagaggaagagagaatcgcagaattgaagaaagaaagaggagaacAATGGTTACCTTCTGTTGCAAGGATaatgaaaaaggaaatgaaG cgTGAAAAATATGCGAGATATTAG
- the LOC104711518 gene encoding BTB/POZ domain-containing protein At3g49900-like produces the protein MKRWTNLGFVDTIYEEEDYVVDHSNSSFSSSSSSLSLSPHHHQRRINLSSSPSMELDSRVHKWSLANNSKPDVFVNVGGTRFHLHKDPLSTRSGYLKRHLTGVKELTLSPPLNITAETFSLIAGFCYGAHVELTPFNVVSLRIAVELLLMTTEAVRRGDNGGGRESLRNLTESYLRRVVFVNVDYIQIVLRSCLLQLPESETTAFLVGRCVEALTEIGDGDCVNEFLEEAVRLPAGDFSIFADAVQQRFPRHDLLYRVVDAYVKVHDGEITEEEKVRICNSIDCDKLSPPLLLHSVQNPKMPLRFIVRAMLQEQLNTRHSIMAAAAVASTAPPVEGRHREIADARDSSVTLGSLLQRDTAARQNCRLRAAMNSTSSRIESLEKELDAMKRFLSKESEKQKSERIIIESRSRSVMDSARSASFHQPSNVNKTHRGERGSVSNLSTTFQRTRASPHQPQPQKSLGKRLIKGIKKALYTSNKQGAKKNAFAVEEIYDGLEDFVWIKDDDDDDNISEELHSHYIKNK, from the exons ATGAAGCGATGGACAAACTTAGGGTTTGTAGATACgatctatgaagaagaagattacgtCGTCGACCACTCTaattcctctttctcttcttcttcatcatctctgtctctttctcctcatcatcatcaacgacgtatcaatctctcttcttctccttccatgGAGCTTGATTCTAGAGTCCATAAATG GTCGTTGGCTAATAACTCAAAACCTGATGTGTTCGTAAATGTGGGAGGCACAAGGTTCCATCTTCACAAG GATCCTCTGTCAACAAGGAGTGGCTATTTAAAACGCCACCTAACGGGCGTTAAAGAATTAACTCTCTCACCGCCGTTAAACATAACGGCTGAAACGTTCTCGTTAATTGCCGGTTTCTGTTACGGCGCTCACGTCGAACTAACACCGTTCAATGTCGTTTCGTTAAGAATCGCCGTCGAGCTTCTTCTAATGACGACGGAAGCTGTAAGAAGAGGAGACAACGGTGGAGGAAGAGAGAGTCTGAGGAACTTGACTGAGTCTTATCTCCGACGAGTCGTCTTCGTCAACGTTGATTACATTCAGATCGTTCTCCGCTCGTGTCTTCTTCAGCTTCCGGAGTCCGAAACGACAGCGTTTCTGGTCGGACGATGCGTCGAAGCTTTGACGGAAATCGGAGACGGTGACTGCGTTAACGAGTTTCTCGAGGAAGCCGTCAGACTTCCCGCCGGCGATTTTAGCATCTTCGCCGACGCCGTGCAGCAGCGGTTCCCGCGTCACGATTTGCTCTACAGAGTCGTTGATGCTTATGTCAAG GTACATGACGGAGAGATAACGGAGGAAGAGAAGGTTCGGATATGTAATTCGATAGACTGTGACAAACTCTCACCGCCGTTACTACTCCACTCTGTTCAAAACCCGAAAATGCCCCTGAGGTTTATCGTGCGCGCCATGTTGCAAGAGCAGCTAAACACGCGCCACTCGATCATGGCTGCTGCTGCGGTCGCCTCTACTGCTCCTCCTGTTGAAGGCCGACACCGAGAGATTGCGGACGCGAGAGACTCCTCAGTGACGCTCGGTTCGCTTCTGCAGCGAGATACAGCCGCGAGGCAAAACTGTCGGCTCAGAGCTGCGATGAATTCAACGAGCTCGAGGATCGAGAGCTTGGAGAAAGAGCTCGACGCGATGAAGAGATTCTTATCGAAAGAATCAGAGAAGCAGAAATCAGAACGGATCATCATCGAGTCGAGGTCAAGAAGCGTGATGGATTCTGCTCGATCAGCTAGTTTTCATCAACCGAGTAACGTAAACAAGACGCATAGAGGCGAGAGAGGATCGGTTTCAAACCTAAGCACGACGTTCCAACGAACACGAGCATCTCCGCATCAACCGCAACCGCAGAAAAGTCTCGGAAAAAGACTGATCAAAGGAATAAAGAAGGCTTTGTATACATCCAACAAACAAGGAGCCAAGAAAAATGCATTTGCAGTCGAGGAGATTTATGATGGGTTAGAAGATTTCGTCTGGATcaaagacgatgatgatgatgacaacaTCTCTGAAGAACTTCACTCTCACTACATCAAGAACaaataa
- the LOC104711519 gene encoding 60S ribosomal protein L26-1 has translation MKYNPRVTSSRRKNRKAHFTASSSERRVIMSSPLSTELRQKYNVRSMPIRKDDEVQIVRGTYKGREGKVVQVYRRKWVIHIERITREKVNGTTVNVGIQPSKVVISKLRLDKDRKSLLERKAKGRAAADKEKGTKFTSEDVMQNVD, from the coding sequence ATGAAGTACAACCCAAGAGTGACCTCTTCCCGTAGGAAGAACAGGAAGGCTCATTTCACAGCCTCATCAAGCGAGAGGCGTGTGATAATGAGCTCTCCTCTGTCAACCGAGCTCCGTCAGAAGTACAACGTCAGATCCATGCCGATCCGCAAAGACGATGAGGTTCAGATCGTTCGTGGTACCTACAAGGGACGTGAGGGCAAAGTTGTCCAGGTGTACCGTCGCAAATGGGTGATTCACATCGAGAGGATCACAAGGGAGAAGGTGAACGGAACCACCGTGAACGTAGGGATTCAGCCGTCGAAGGTGGTGATTTCGAAGCTTCGTCTTGATAAGGATAGGAAATCGCTTTTGGAGAGGAAGGCTAAGGGACGTGCCGCTGCTGATAAGGAGAAGGGTACCAAGTTTACTTCTGAGGATGTTATGCAGAACGTTGATTAA
- the LOC104711520 gene encoding mitochondrial outer membrane protein porin 2-like — protein sequence PLSSAGCNLLVHAASVATQYKYRNALFDVKIDTDSNILTTITFTEILPSTKAIASFKVPDYNSSKLEVQYFHDHATVTAAAALQQNPLIDVTATLGSPTISFGAEAGYDTTSRTFTKYNVGISVTKPDQCASIILGDKGESIKASHLYHLDESKRSSVVGEVFRKISTNENTVTVGGLYAVDHLTNVKAKLNSNGKLGALLQHEVLTKSIVTISGDFDTKTLDKYPRFGLLLALKP from the exons CCCTTATCTTCTGCTGGTTGCAACCTATTAGTACATGCTGCTAGTGTTGCCACACAGTACAAGTACAGAAACGCTTTGTTCGATGTCAAAATCGACACTGATTCTAAT ATTCTGACAACCATCACGTTCACTGAGATCCTCCCATCGACAAAAGCCATTGCTTCCTTTAAAGTGCCTGATTACAACTCAAGTAAG CTGGAGGTCCAATACTTCCATGATCACGCAACAGTTACAGCCGCTGCAGCTTTACAACAAAACCCACTAATTGATGTAACAGCCACGCTAGGTTCACCAACTATCTCGTTTGGTGCTGAAGCTGGATATGACACCACATCTCGAACTTTCACAAAGTACAACGTCGGAATCAGTGTCACAAAGCCTGATCAATGTGCTTCCATAATACT GGGAGATAAAGGAGAATCGATTAAAGCTTCTCATCTTTATCACCTAGATGAGTCAAAGAGAAGCTCAGTAGTTGGAGAGGTATTCAGGAAAATCTCAACGAACGAGAACACAGTAACTGTTGGTGGATTGTATGCGGTTGATCACTTGACGAATGTGAAAGCTAAGCTGAACAGTAACGGTAAGCTTGGAGCTCTTCTGCAGCATGAGGTCCTCACGAAATCGATAGTGACTATCTCAGGTGATTTCGACACCAAGACATTAGACAAGTACCCAAGGTTCGGTCTCTTGCTTGCTCTTAAACCTTGA